Part of the Quercus robur chromosome 5, dhQueRobu3.1, whole genome shotgun sequence genome, TATCTCTGTTGTATCTTTGGGCAAGTCTCTGTTGATACTCCGCGAGTCATATGGTTGCTGCCTCTCGGCATTCTTCTAACCAGTTCAAGCGCTCCATCATTAAATCGGCGTTTTGGACGGGGTCAAATCCTGCGACTCGTGCACTGCACAAACTCACTTCGATCGGTATCACGACCTCTGCCCCATATGTCAAGGAGAAAGGGGTCTCACCCGTGGATCTTCTGGGAGTTGTATGGTAAGCCCACAAAACGTTAGGTAGCTCTTCAGCCCACCTCCCTTTTGCCCTGTCCAACCTTCTCTTCAACCCGTTCAAAATCGTCTTGTTCACTGCCTtagcttggccgttgctttgaGGGTATGCCAGAGTAGAATACTTGTTCTTAATGCCGTGATCGCTGTAAAAGGCCCGGAAACCTTTGCTATCAAACTGTAGCCCATTGTTTGATATCAGTGAGTCCGGCACCCAAAACCTTGTGACTATGTTTTTTcatacaaactttttcacgtcaaTATCTCGAATAttggccaaggccaaggcctcaGCTTTCGCCCActttgtgaaataatcaattGCCACCAATACGAACTGGCGGTTACCTGTTGCTCGGGGAAAAGGGCTGAGGATGtccagcccccattgtgcaaacgGCCATGGACTGCTGACGGGGTTTAGACGACTTGTCGGATGGTGGATTAGAGAGGCATGTTTTTGGCATTGTTCACACCTCCGGACATATTTcgcggcatccttctgcatctgtggccaccaaaacccctgggtCATCGCCTTGTGTGCTAAAGACCGCCCTCCAACATGGCCACCACACACTCCGTCATGCAGCTCGATCAGAAGTTCATTTACCTTCTCGGGATGTAGGCATAAAAGGTACGGGCCTGCGAAAGACCTTCGATACAATTTGCGATATGCTAACAGCCAATACCGGGGAGCCACTCGACGAATCTTTTTAGCCTCTTTTTCATCGTCCGGAACTTTATCCTCGGCTAGGaaatctatgatcgggttcatctaGCACGGATTGGCTACTGATACCACAGCCACCTCAACCCCGGCTGGGTTACAGTCATCTTTCATATCGatacttggctcccttataagttctatttTGACGAGTCGAGGAATCTCCTTGGTAGTAGACGAGGCCAATGTGGCCAGCGAGTCGGCGTGCCTGTTTTGTGCCCGACCTACTTGGGCCACCTTCACTGTCCCAAACTTGCTAATGATTTGCTTAGCTGTgctcagataagctttcatcCGAGAGTCCCGAGCTTCAAAGTTTCCTAGGAtttgataaacaaccagccgagagtctgaATAAATCTCCACATCCTtcgcgcccagatgcaatacggcCCTCAATTCGACTAGAAAGGCCtcgtattcggcttcgttgtttgAGGCTTTGAATCCTAATCTGAAGGAATGTTCTAGTCGTATACCCTCCGAAGTGGTTATGACAATACCGGctccggcccccatagcattcGAAGCGCCGTCTACAAACACCTTCCACAGGCGACTTTCTGCATTACAGATTATCTTCCCGTCGTTCTTAGGGGTAAATTCTGCAATGAAATCAGCaagaacctgtcccttcaccgagTTTCGTGGCCGGTACCTTATATCGAATGAACTCAACCGAGTTCCCCACTTGGCTATTCGGCCCGTGAAGTCTGATCTTTTTAACAATGACTGCAGGGGATattcggtgaggacgaacataGTATGAGCCTGAAAGTAATGCggcaacttcctcgtggcgtgcaccagTGCCAACACTAACTTCTCCAAGGGCAGATATCTCGTCTCAGCATCTACTAAGGTTTTGCTTATGTAATACACCGACTGCTGCAATCCTCGGTCTCTTAGCAACACAGCACTCACGGCGTGGTTGGACATCGAGAGGTAAATAAACAAATCATCTCCGGGCTCCGGAGCCGTTAACATGGGCGCTTATGCCAAGTATTCCTTCAGATCTCAAAAGGCCTTGTCACATTCCTCGTCtcactgaaaccccttccacttctttagAAGTTGATCAAACAGTTTGCAGCGATCAGCAAATTTGGAGATGAATCGATTTAGGGCGGCTAACATCCCGGTTAGCACTTATACTTCCTTGGGGTTGCTCGGCGGTTTGAGACGATTCACGGCCTCTATCTAGTCGGGATTGGCCTCTATCCCCCGAGTAGAAATCAGATATCCCAAGAACTTACCAACCCCCACATCGAAAGTACACTTCTCGGCGTTCAGGCGCAACTTATGTTGCCgaagtatctcgaatactccccggagATCCTCCGTATGTTGTGATTCCTGTCTACTCGTTACCACCATATCGTCAATGTATACTTCTATCGTGTACCTAATTTTCTCTCGGAACATCCTCGTCATCATCCGCTAGTAAGTGGGTCCGGCGTTCTTCAACCCAAATGGCATGACTttatagtgatagtttgcaCCCGGGGagataaatgctgtcttttctaggtcctcgggcgccaaggAGATCTGGTGATACCCCTGTAAAgcatccaagaagctcatccTCAGGTGCCCATATGTGGCATCTACTaattgatcaatcttgggcCAATTTAAGTCTGTGAAATTCACACAAACCCTCCATTTAccgttctttttctttactaccACCATATTTGCTAACCATTCCGAGAAGAATACTTCTCTTATCACTCCTGCTTCCTTCAGCCTCTAGACTTCCAAGTTTACCGCGTCAACATGCTCCTTCGATGCTCTTCTCGGTTTTTGCTTTTTCGAGGGggaatgatgggtccacgttaagcttatggacaatgaactcgggatctacgccgggcacttcatacaaACTCCAAGCAAAAACATCCACATTCTGCAAAAGGAATAACAACATCTCTACCTTCTCTCAGTCATTCATGCTCGTGCCTATCTGGAAATACCTATCAGTGTCTGGAAAGATTCTAACCTTCAAAACCTCCTCGGCACCATCCACCCCTATTTCTCCTCGGGGCTTCTATAATTGCTATAAAGTTTCTCTTTCGATGGTTACTGCTTGTCCAACCTGTTCGCCCTTCCACCTGACTGTGGCGACAAGACACTGCCTAGCCACTCGTTGGTTCCCTCATATCACGGCGACTCCATACTCGGTGGGAAATTTAACTTTCATGTgtagggtggacggaacagccttCATTGCATGAATCCACGGTCTTCCCAGGATTGCAGTGTACGGCGAGAACGATCTGACTACTATGAAGGTCACCATTATttccttgccttccatgtccacCGAGAGAGAAATCTGACCTTCGGGGATCACGACTCTTTCGTCAAACAAGACCAGCGGCGTATCATATTTCTCCAAGTCCTGGCTCTTCAATCCGAGCCCCTCGAACAAATCTGGGTACATTACGTCAACTCCGCTTCCCTGGTCTATCATCACTCTTTTCACCAAGAACCCGTTTATCCGTGTTGTTACTACCAACGCATCATCATGAAGTTGGATCGTCCCCTCCAAGTCTTCCTCGTCAAAAGAGATTGTCAGCCAACCAACTTTCATCCTTTTCTTGGGTGATTCTCCCTCCGCACAGGCCACTGTCAATACTCCCTTAGTTGTTGCCGCATCTCTCGGGGCAGCGTGGATGACTTCGATCACTCCCAGTGGTGGTGGGAGGGGATTCCTTTTCTGCTGAACACCCTGGCCGGCATCTCGGTCTACGAAATCcactacaaactctttcagatACCCTGCCTTTACTAGCTGCCCCAGATGATCTTTTAATACCTGACACTACTCGGTGGTATGCCCTTTATCCCTGTGGTATGTGCAGTATAAGTTTTgattcctccgagatgggtcacCCCCCATCTTATTCAACCACCTGAAGAGCGATTTGTTCTTAATCCAATCTAGAATTTTGTGCACCGGCTCTTTGAACGCCACATTAACTCCTTCAATTTGCGCTTCTGATTTCTGCATCCTGAAATCGTTTTTTGGTCTTGCCGGAATAATGCCCTGCCGAGATCTGCCGAGTAATAGGGCCTTCCCCTTATTCTGCAGCCGATCATCTTCCAGACGCTTATATTCCTTAATGCGCCTCATAAGTTGTCTCATATCCTCAGGAGGTCTTTTCGTCAGCGACTCTTGTAGTTCTAAATCCTTGAGGAGCCCCATCCTAAAGGTGCTTGCCGCTATCTTCTCATTTCCCCCACCGATCTCATTGTATAGTTCCCAATACCGACTGGCGTAACTCTGAAGGGTTTCACCAACCCTCATCTTTATGGAAAGTAGCGCATCCACCGGTTACGGCACTCGGCCACATGTCACGAATCTACTGCCGAGCTCTTGGATCTGCTCGGCGAAGTTGCGAATGGAACCTTTTcgtaacccattgaaccatctcaagGCTGtggagccgagactagaggggaataccttacacatcagcgcatcattgtgtgcatgcaaggacatcatgtggatataatgactgacatgctccataGGGTCTGTTTTCCCATCgcaggaattgaatggtggtcATGTAAATCGACTCGGCATAGGGGCCTGTTCAATTTCATTAGAGAATGGTGACCGAGCAGGCCTTCGTAAGGCCCGGCTCATGGCATCCATGGCAGCATTGTGGGTTCGCTGTTCCCCTGGTGAATCCGAGCCTCGGTCGTCGTATCCGCGCGAACGTAAACGGTTCCGGTGATGACGTGTCTCTTGGGAGTGTGAGTGGTTCCTGCGCTGGCGTGATTCTCGGGAGGGTGACCGATCTTGGAATCGTTGGGGACCGGATTGGCTAGAGCTCTCTTCGCTTCGATTTCCCATGCTATCATCTCTCCTTTGCTGGTGGTTTCGCTCCCTTCCCTGGCGCCGACCCCTTACTTCCAACTCTAGATCCATTACCAATCTGTGCAACCGCTCCAGCCCTCGGTCCCTATCATCACGCTGCTCATGTCTCGAGACACCCGACATCGTTCGGTGAGTCTGGTCTAATCCCTCTCCCAGGCTagattcttcttctcctctcagACGCTCCCTATCCTCACGCCCTTTCTGTCTTCTTTCCCACCATGTGGAATCCCGAGAATATCCTATCGAACCGCTCTGGGCGTGCCCTCCCGAACGCCCCTCGGACATTTCCCTCGTTTGAGTCTCAATCGAACCACAAtttcgtaggagagccccacgatGGGCGCCAATTGTGCACACCGGAAATGAGACTATTGGGCttaacctcacttgggctcataACTTATTTATAAGGTGGGctttaggatttcctactttgggtcgttctcggcacagagactcaaaCTAATATCCTCTCTCCCTTCCTGAATAACtgtttttccctctttttctaAACCCCTatttcttccccaacttctcatatttatagctcTAAGTTAGtagggagatcatgattactgtcATTGTTAGTacaattgaaggtccaatattatttgttgtaaGTGGacgtttaggtgagagtggaatgtagcgattatggctttggaacttggttccaactcaggtTAATATGCTCGGTAGTGATGTTTCTTGAACTGCCAAGCACCCTATGGTACGTCTGGACAAGACTTCCTTACTTGTTCGGGAAATTTATGCCGAGCATCGGTTAGGGGTCGAGGCTCAAAATTCGTAGTTTGTGAAGGTAGTTTCAAGCAGAATTTAAAGTAATGGGGCCGTGCCATTGGGCCTGAACCCAGGACCCAATTGAGTCTGGGAACCTCGGTGTCGTACAATTAGGTTGTTTGtacttttgttcttttgtggtctttcaatatataaatgaatttcatattatatatataaaatatataagac contains:
- the LOC126728671 gene encoding uncharacterized protein LOC126728671, translating into MRVGETLQSYASRYWELYNEIGGGNEKIAASTFRMGLLKDLELQESLTKRPPEDMRQLMRRIKEYKRLEDDRLQNKGKALLLGRSRQGIIPARPKNDFRMQKSEAQIEGVNVAFKEPLVKAGYLKEFVVDFVDRDAGQGVQQKRNPLPPPLGVIEVIHAAPRDAATTKGVLTVACAEGESPKKRMKVGWLTISFDEEDLEGTIQLHDDALVVTTRINGFLVKRVMIDQGSGVDVMYPDLFEGLGLKSQDLEKYDTPLVLFDERVVIPEGQISLSVDMEGKEIMVTFIVVRSFSPYTAILGRPWIHAMKAVPSTLHMKVKFPTEYGVAVI